In the Sphaerodactylus townsendi isolate TG3544 linkage group LG10, MPM_Stown_v2.3, whole genome shotgun sequence genome, one interval contains:
- the ANAPC10 gene encoding anaphase-promoting complex subunit 10 has protein sequence MTTTNKTPPGADPKQLERTGTVREIGSQAVWSLSSCKPGFGVDQLRDDNLETYWQSDGSQPHLVNIQFRRKTTVKTLCIYADYKSDESYTPSKISVRVGNNFHNLQEIRQLELVEPSGWIHVPLTDTHKKPIRTFMIQIAVLANHQNGRDTHMRQIKVYTPVEESSIGKFPRCTTIDFMMYRSIR, from the exons ATGACCACCACTAACAAGACCCCTCCTGGTGCAGATCCAAAACAGCTGGAAAGGACTGGAACTGTTCGAGAAATAGGGTCACAAGCTGTTTGGTCACTTTCTTCCTGCAAACCAG GATTTGGTGTGGACCAGTTACGAGACGATAATCTGGAAACATACTGGCAGTCTGATGGATCACAGCCTCATTTGGTGAACATACAATTCAG ACGAAAAACAACAGTGAAGACGCTCTGTATTTATGCAGACTATAAATCTGATGAAAGTTACACTCCAAGCAAGATCTCTGTTAGAGTAGGAAACAACTTTCACAATCTACAGGAAATCCGG CAACTTGAATTAGTGGAACCAAGCGGTTGGATCCATGTTCCCCTAACTGATACCCACAAGAAACCTATTCGCACTTTCATGATCCAGATTGCTGTTTTAGCTAATCATCAGAATGGAAGGGACACTCACATGCGGCAAATTAAGGTTTATACACCAGTGGAAGAAAGTTCTATTGGTAAATTTCCTAGGTGCACCACAATTGATTTCATGATGTATCGGTCAATCAGGTAA